Below is a genomic region from Hyalangium minutum.
AGGAGCTGAAGGCTGGCACGGGCTCCAGCCCCAAGGCCTCGGACACCGTGGCGGTGCACTACCGCGGCACGCTGACTTCGGGCGAGGAGTTCGACAGCTCCTACAAGCGCAACCAAGTCGCCGAGTTCCCCCTCAATGGCGTCATCGCCTGCTGGACCGAGGGCGTGCAGAAGATGAAGGTCGGCGGGAAGGCGAAGCTCACCTGCCCCGCCAACAAGGCCTACGGGGAGCGTCCGCCCCCCGGTTCGAAGATCCCGCCGAACGCCGTGCTCCAGTTCGAGATCGAGCTGGTGAACATCCCCGGCTTCACCGGCGGGAAGTAGCCGCGCCTGGGCGCCGAGGTCAGCGCTTGAGCGCGGCCTCGGTGGCCCGGAGCAGAGGCTCAGCGCTGATCGGCGCGCCCGTGGCGTTGACCATCCACTGGTCCGGCGTCACCGCCCCGTAGCGAGCCATCCGCTCGAACTCCGCCCCCAAGGGCCCCTTCTTCTTCATGTGCTCCTCGATCTGGAACGCGATGAGGTGCCCCAGGGGGTAGTCGGGCAGGTACATCGGGTAGGCGATCATGTGGCTGTAGATGCCCAGCAGCGCCGTCCCCGGCCCGCCCAGCACCGGCGCGTAGTAGCGATCCCAGGTCTCCTTCGCGATCGCCACCGTGGCATCGCGGAGCTGCGCGGGCGTGGCATCCGGGTGCTCGTACATCCAGTGCCACACGGCGATGTCCACCAGCGCCACGCCGGCGATCTCCCACGTGGCCCAGAAGTCATTGAGCACCCGCTCGCGCTCGGCCGCCGCGTCCGGCTTGCCCAGCCCCAGCAGCTCCTGGTCTCGCGCCTGGAAGACGAAGGCCAGCGCCTCCGTGAAGGCGTTGTTGGGCACGCCCTGCAACAGCGTGTGGTCCACATCATAGAGCGAGAACACCTGCTCCACGTTGTGCCCCAGCTCGTGCACGGCGATGTTGTAGCCCTTGTAGTTCATCCCCTCCTTCTCCACCCGTGTGCGCAGGTGGGGGAAGTCGCCCCGCCGCATCGCCTGCATGGCGTGGCCCGCCCCGCGCGAGGGATCCACCCGGATGTGCTCGGCCAGGTACGCCGCGCGCTCCTTGGTGAAGCCCAGCCCCTGGAGAATGCGCGGAATGTCCTTGGCGAAGGCCTCCGCCGTCGGGTAGCGCTGCCGGGTCATCTTGTCGAGCTCCGTCTCCGAGCGCGACGAGCCCGGCCGGAACCCGTTGAACCACAGATCCTGCGGCTCCAGCTTGCGCCCCAGCCGCTGCTCGATGAGCCGGGCCGCCTGGGGCACCAGCGGCGAGGTGAGCACCTGCGTCAGCAGCGCCTTCACCCGCTCCTCGGGGATCTCTCGCTGGAACTCGAACGTCCGCGCGATCTGCGTGGGCGCCACTGGCACGTACGGGTCCACCTTCTCCGCCGCGTGGAAGTGCGCCTGCAGCCGCGCGTAGCGCGTGTCGGGCTCGGGCGCCGTGTCCACCTTCGCCGGGCGGTTGGGCGCATTGGGCTCCACCGTGTCCGCGGGCGCCACCGAGACGGTGTTCGTGAACGGATCCCAGTCCACCCGCGGGTTGTCGATGACGATGGCCGGGATCGTCTGCGTGACGATGCGCTCCATCACCTTGACGATCAGCCGCTGCTTGTCCAGCCCCTCTGCCTTGTTGGCGTAGTTGGCCTTCAGCTCGTCACGCAGGTTCCAGTGGCTGATGAGCCGCAGTCCCTTCGGGAAGAGCCGCCGCCCCTTCCCGTCCACCACGTGGTGCATCCACACGTTGTACTCGGCGATGTAGAGGTCCGCCGCCGCGCCCGCGCGGGACACCTCCTGCTGCACCTCGGCCGGCACCCGGCGGTAGAAGCGGCCCGCCAGCCGCGCCTCGGCCCACTGGCGGCGCGTGTAGTCCTGGGCGTGCGCAGTGCGCTCGGCCAGCGTCGTCAGCGGGAAGTTCAGCAGCACCACGAAGCCGATCTTCGACTGGAACAGATCGTCCGTGACGTGAGCGCTCGGATCGTACGCCGCCAGCAGCGGATCCACCGGCAGCAGCGGCCCCAGATCCAGATCCGTGGCCCACCGCAGCTCGCGGCCCAGCTCGTTGAAGTGCCCATCCAGCTGCTCGAAGATCCGCTCCAGCCGCGCGAACGTATCGTCCAGCGCCTTCGGGTCGGCGATGAAGTACTCGCGGACGAACGCCGCCAGATCCCCGTCCTCCTCGCGCCACTGCGCGGCCACCTGCTCCACTCCGCGCTCAATCCGCGCGCGCTGCGCCTCGCCGTGCTTGGCCACCAGCTCCGCCTTCAGGGCGGCGGTGTCCAGCTTCTTCGTGGGCTTGGGCATGGGCGTGGACTCCGAGGCAGGGGCCGCCGCCTGCGCCGAGGGCTCGGCGGGCTGCGAAGGAGCGCTGGGCTGCGCGGTCGCGCATCCGAGCATCGTCAACACGGGGAGCAGTCGAGCGGAGCGGGGCAGGAACGTTCGCAACGAGGGGGCCTCCAGAAAAGCGATGGGGGCCCGACCCTCTCGGATCGGCCCCCCGGGTGCAACGAAGAACGAGAGCTGGCTACCCTGCGCGCACGTTCTGAGCCTGGAGGCCCTTGGGGCCGCGCGTTACCTCGAACTGAACCTTCTGCCCTTCCTGCAGGGTGCGGAAGCCGTCCATGTTGATGGCAGTGTGATGGCAGAACACGTCCTCACCCCCGCCATCCTGCGTGATGAAACCGAACCCCTTGGCATCGTTGAACCACTTCACAGTACCAGTCGCCATTGCTCTTCTTCCTTCGTCTCCACGGACGCGAAAATCGCCGTCCGGTCTAACGAGAAAAACCCGCTAGAGGCCCCAGAATTTAAGGCGGGGCCTCTACCTATGTCCATCCGGGAAGTTCACCAACCGCAGGTCTGGCCCTTGTTCTGCTGCTGGAGCCATTGACGCAGTGGGCTGAAGTACTCGATGAGCGGCGTGGCATCCATCTGCCGCTGGCCCGTCATGGCGAACAGGGCCTCCTGCCACGGCTTGCTGGCGCCCAGCTCGAGCATGGCCTGGAGCCGCTTACCGGCCTCCTTGTTCCCAAACACCGAGCACTCGTGGAGAGGGCCCTTGTAGCCAGCCGCCTCACACATGGCCTTGTGGAACTGGAACTGGAGGATACGGGCCAGGAAGTAGCGCGTGTAGGGCACGTTGGCGGGCACGTGGTACTTGGCGCCCGGATCGAAGTCCTGCTCGGTGCGGGCCACCGGCGGGGCCACGCCCTGGTACTTCTGGCGCAGCGCCCACCACGCCTTGTTGTAGTCGGCCGGCGCCGTCTTCCCGGAGAACACGTCCCAGCGCCACTGATCGATCAGCAGGCCGAACGGCAGGAACGCCACCTTCTCCAGCGCGTCCTTCAGCTGGAGGTTGATGAGGTTCTTCTCGTTCTTCGGCACGTCTTTCAGCAGGCCGATCTGCTTGAGGTAGGCCGGGGTGATGGACAGGGTGATCGCGTCGCCAATGGCCTCGTGGAAGCCGTCATTGGCGCCCGCCTGGAAGAGCACGGGGAGCTGGTAGTAGTAGGTGAAGTAGTAGTCGTGGCCCAGCTCGTGGTGGATCGTGACGAGATCCTCCTCGGTGGGCTTGATGCACATCTTGATGCGCAGATCGTTGTTGAACGTCACGTCCCACGCGCTGGCGTGGCACACCACCT
It encodes:
- a CDS encoding cold-shock protein, which gives rise to MATGTVKWFNDAKGFGFITQDGGGEDVFCHHTAINMDGFRTLQEGQKVQFEVTRGPKGLQAQNVRAG